The Rosa rugosa chromosome 1, drRosRugo1.1, whole genome shotgun sequence genomic sequence gaaggggggagatgagtttaggaatcaataccgattcctttcttctctcattcctcttgtctccgattcatgattattttccattctaAATAAGTTAACGTGCTATAAGATTAATCTCTCTAAATCAAGGAAGCATCTATACATATGTGCATTCAATTATCTGCACAATATTATTTATTAGTTTTGCATGTTGTCAACATTGGCACTTCAAACAATGCAGTCCCTTAATTCACAGTCAATACCAATCTATATGTTGAAATTCGAAACCAATTAGCTGGCCTCTAGTTAAAGGCTTATCTCGTTGCACAGTGATTGTAGCACATAAATGCATCGCAGTTTTTGCAGTTGATCATGCATATATTGCACCAGATCACCTCATAGAACCTCCAATACGAACATGCATGTTTGACATAAACCTTGCATTTGACTATTCTCAAATTGTCCATGCAATTAATGAGCGAGGTTTTTATATATTTGAACCCTAGAGAAACATCAAACATGAACCTGCAGCAGAAATGAAAGCATGCATAGTATTCATTGCTATTCTCTTAGCTCTGCTTCTGATCATCCAAACAATCACAGAAGCTAAACACCTGCAAAATGAGGAAGAAGATAATGtagcagaagaaaaaagaagcaggagaagcagaagcagaagcagaagcacaGGAAGAGGCAGCAATGGTGGATCAAGGTCAAGAACAAGATCAAACTGTGATCCATTATTCCAGTACCTATTTGGAACCTGTGGCCAATGGCCTTTCCCTACCAACCCTTCCCCAAACAACCCTTTTGCCCCAACACCAAGACCCTCTCCTCGGCCGCCGCGAGTTCCACCTACTCCTATACGCCCCTTCCCACCCGTAATCCCATCCCCACCGCCAGTAGTACCATCTCCACCACCTTTGCCGCCACCAATTCCTCCACCCCCTTCAGCACCGCCACCATCCTCACCTCCACCATCAGCACCACCTCCATCATTGCCACCACCTTCTCCCTCACCGCCACCGCCTTCTCCACCTCCACCGCCTTTGGTTCCATCGCCACCTCCGccgtctccaccaccaccagaaTTCCTGCCCCCACCAATACCAATCATCTATCCACCACCACCAGATGAAGACATACAACCACCCACACTTCCGTGGCTGTCACCCCCTGACACCTTCCCCGATACACCACCAACCATTCCAGCTCCACCACtagtaccagatattgaccttCCTCCACCCGCATTACCAGACCTGCCACCATCTGGTGATCAGTCTAGCACTCCAGCAACACCACTGGTTCCAATTTTCACTCCACCACTGCCTGAAGATGAGCCTACTCCAACCTTACCACCCACAGTTGCATTACCACCACCGATACCTATACCTGATCAGCCTTCTCCAATATTTACATTCCCACCACCAATACCTGTTGATCAGCCTTCTCCAATATTACTACCACCGCAAGATCCATTTCCGTTTAACACACCACCTATCTTACCCTTTCCAACTACACCAGACACCGGTAATAGTGGTGGTGGTGTGATTGATCAGCCACCCTCTTTTGATCCACTACCACAAACACCAGTCTTTCTGCCACCTCCAATTCCTGAAATTCCCCAAAATCCACAGCAACCACCAGTAGTACTTCCATTTGAGTCTAGTCCGCCAGCACCAGATATAAGCTTTAATGAGCCATTGCAGCAGCCATTGGAGCCCACACTGCCTTAATTTTCTGCCTCCCCCTCataagatcttttttttttcttttttctttttttttctggctACCGGCAATCTTGTAAGAGCTTGTCTCTTGTTGATTTTCTCTCTTATGGAGCATCTAGTACTCAAAGAAATAATTGCTATCTATGTGAGTTGCATTTTGTTCTGTAATATATGAATATGTCTATTATATTGAATTGATTATGTGCTTGCAGAAATTAGATTGACCATTTGAATTAGTAACCTGCCTTCGCTATCGATTCCGTACGTTTACGTTCCTATTCTTTAGCGATGTGGGAGGCAAAGGAGGTAACTTTACCATTCATTCCCTGTGAGTCGTTCGAGGTTTCCGACGACTCTGATCACTCAAAGTGGCTACCTCTGGATCTGCCTCCATGTCATCCCCTCATCAGCGCTGGTCATCTAACTGAAATTAACTTCAACCATCTAGTAGCCGGCCCCAATATCCTTCACTGGATTCGGGACGGTGGCGGAGTACTTTCCCGGTTCGACGTCACCCGGCCCAAACAAGGATGGACACAGTTAAACGTTTTTGATGCAAATTGCTTAATGGATATAGTGGATAATACTGTAATGTTGCTAATCTACTTGCAGCAACATGGTCATGATGGTTTCCTAATCTTCTCCTGTAACACGCCTCACAGGAGACGTTACATATAGACCTTGTGAAAAGGTTCACGACCGTATAGAAGTTCTCCTCATGTCTCAGGAATGTGATTCTATGAAACATATGCAACCTCTGCCCCTGCCACCATTGCCTTATGATTTTGGGCAAACAGTTAATTGGAGTTTTCTCCATCGAGAAGGTCAAATGGTCGAACTTGCTCTCACAGGCACTGGAATCGACTTCTGGAattgccccccccccctccctgtTTTTCTCATAACATTTCAATATGGAATAATTACCACTGAGGAGAGCGGTGCCTTGGATGTCAAGTGCAGAGTGCATACTACTTGCAGCCTAGAATATTCCCATGCTTCCCATCCCCGTACAAGTGGTACTGGGACAAATTAGCTGCCTCAGATACGTGTGAAGTCCATCTGTCAAGTCCATCTGCTCTAGTACTACTGGAGGCTGATTCTATCAAGGAGGCTGGTTCTAGACAGGAAGAAGCTATGTTTTGGAATTTCCAAGGCTGTTCTCGACGGCTAGCCCTGAATTGTCTCTAAGGccgacctttttttttttttttttttttttttttttttttttttttttttttttaaaaggctTGGATAGGTGAGGAAGGATCCTACCTATCCACTTAAATTAAGAGaaggaaaaccaaaatacaAAGGAGGGGGACCAAAGCCAAAACCTCCCAGATAAAAGGAAAGCGTACATGACACTAACGAAAACGAAAGTTCGGAAGACCTAATTGGTCTCTGTTACAATGTGCAAGTATAAAGGGTGGAGCAGAGTCCCACCAAAACAAGCTTGTAGAAGCTGTACCAAAATTCGCTAATGCATCCGCAACTTGATTACCTTCTCGAAAAATGTGTGATGAGCGGAAGTTCATTTGAGAAATACGATACAAGCAATTGCGCCATTCGATGCGAAGCATCCAAGGAACTAAATTAGGACTGCGAAGAAAGTCAAGGATAAGAGAGGAATCCACTTCCAGCCAAATATGTTTCCAGTCTCTAACCCAAGCAAGTTCAATGGCCTTGATGACTGCCATCACTTCCGCAGCAACAGAGCTAGGAATTTCAAGATTAGCAGAGAAAGCACCCAGAACATGACCCCTGTAATCTCGAAAGACCGCACCATAACCCCCCACATTAGAACCATGCTTCCAAGCACCATCAGAGTTAATTTTAATCCACCCAGAAGGTGGAGGCTGCCAATTGACTTCAATTCTCCTAGGAGCATTGCGAGGCTTACATTGGACACCAAACCTCTTCAATATCCGGAGATCGCTTATGGTGTTATGTATGTTACCGTGAGCAAGTCGACTAGCATACTGAATGTGCCCTGATATCATTCGACAAATCACACCCACATGAAACACCCGGCCATCATATTTTGCTTTGTTTCTAGCATTCCAAATGAACCATAAAACTGTTGTAAAGCAAGCCAACCATAGCTCTTTTAACTGTGGATTAAATCCAGCAGAGTTACCCAAATGAAACACGCCTAATATTGAGCAAGGCAAAACACCCAATTCAAACTGGGTTGCTAAGGCCGACCTTCCCTTCAGATGTTTTAGGTGTTGCTTTTCTGTAATTTTAGTGTGCTTTGTGTGCTGTAGAGGTCTCAGCATGTTGCGTCTTGGCTACGTGTCCCCTTTTGTTTAATGATTGACTGTTTTGAGGAATAAGCTTTCAGTACTTTGGGCAGTGTATCCTATAGTGATTAAACTGTTTTGAGGAATAAGCTTCCAGTTCTTTAGGTAacgtttattttttttttttttaagggaaagacgacaaactatattagaTGAAACTGAGAAGTACATGGAACGATGCAAAAACATTGAAaggaaaaacaataaagcataacaagatgcacaaatgCATCTATAAAATAGGAGAACAATAAAAGATAGCAcgatgcacagacgcatctaaaatgaaaggtaaccatgtgacttggtgtcggacgacatcgctgcactgcatatgtcacgagagcagtgtaaatataatagtaaccgtaaccggtgatatgatcacctaggagaggtgattcgctcaccaggagttcgaaagtaaccgagggtgtcaaaaactcgaaaattagcaaacgaactcccAAGAACCAGAACAAATACCATATCAATACGAGCAGctgtctcggatccaagatccggatTTGAATACGACCCGGGTCCCAAATtcggatccaaatccggcctgAATCCAAAATCACATCTGCCGAGGCAAACTTGACAAAGGCCCAGGCCCAGTCCAAAGTCTTACTTGAACAATCCAACTGAACAGAGGGCCAGCCAACCCTAGCACAGGCCCACCTTGAATAGCCCAAACAAGAAAGGGCCCAGGTCCATAGTTGGCCACCCAAAATCCCTCTGGGCACCCATACCTGCCTTGTCCACGTCCCCAGTCGCTGAGCCGCCAGTCCTCGCCGGAGGACCCCCGTCCCGGCCTTGTGCGCACGACTCAAGACGTCGCCCACAGCCCCATCAGTCTTGTGGCGTTGTCCGAGGAATACCGAAGATCTTCTACCCCAGAACCAACCCCCACTAATCATATCTACAGCAGAGCAAACGCCGAATCCAGTCTCCGACTCCGGTCATCGATCTGTCATCTTCCCATCATCAGTGATCATAATCACGCACCGATCCGCTGTACGCCTCACCACCACCGGTCCAGATCTAACCAATAAACCCACTTTCAGACGTGCCCGACTCGGTCGGAGACGGTTCACAGCCGGCGTTGTTCCAAACCAACAAGGCGGCACAACCTCTTCTTCTCCCCACCAGCCACGATCAGATAGAGTCTGGAACCAGAAGGTTGTCACCGGGAAGCATGCTTGCTGCGACTGGTAAGCGTGCACGGTAGAAGCCGTACACAAGGGTAACGACGCCGAGAACGGTGTCGGAGATTTGCTCCATCGACGAAGGAGGAAGGTACATAGAGGCCCAGAacggcgctctcccaaccctagcagagcgctaggtattTTCATTATCACAGGTAACGTTTATTTGAATGTTATAAGAATCTgagataaaaataataataaatataggacaattcttaggggtgaactagcatattcaccctcattgtcgattaacatacttttacttaataaatttataatcaaaccattcatgttgtataacgtaatacaaagattagctctgtaaaaaatcaatcaaattgaagaccttttagttattcatttctatgaaatacatggacggttcatcataatagtaataagtgttgttagaaccatccatttgtttggttcaattagataattaaacgatttccgattcgattgattttttacagagatgatctttaaatgctaatttaagatatggaccgttggattataaatttattaagtaaaagtatgttaatcaacaatgggggtgaatatgctagttagggtgaacttaagaattgttcataaatatataataaataaCAATATTTTCAAAGTTTGCCCGACTGCCACAATTTCGTTAAGTTCCACCATTGAATATTCTAATAATCTGGGTATACCCttgaatttcttttattttatacGGATGACTGAAAACAATTTGGTTTGGTTAGAACTACGCCATCTCAGTACTCAAGTGTATGGGTTGAGCTTTTGAACCAACAaaccaattaaaaaaaagaCGCATATCAAACATTTGGGTGGCTTGTCCCTTTCAACATACATAATTGCA encodes the following:
- the LOC133738251 gene encoding vegetative cell wall protein gp1-like — encoded protein: MKACIVFIAILLALLLIIQTITEAKHLQNEEEDNVAEEKRSRRSRSRSRSTGRGSNGGSRSRTRSNCDPLFQYLFGTCGQWPFPTNPSPNNPFAPTPRPSPRPPRVPPTPIRPFPPVIPSPPPVVPSPPPLPPPIPPPPSAPPPSSPPPSAPPPSLPPPSPSPPPPSPPPPPLVPSPPPPSPPPPEFLPPPIPIIYPPPPDEDIQPPTLPWLSPPDTFPDTPPTIPAPPLVPDIDLPPPALPDLPPSGDQSSTPATPLVPIFTPPLPEDEPTPTLPPTVALPPPIPIPDQPSPIFTFPPPIPVDQPSPILLPPQDPFPFNTPPILPFPTTPDTGNSGGGVIDQPPSFDPLPQTPVFLPPPIPEIPQNPQQPPVVLPFESSPPAPDISFNEPLQQPLEPTLP